A segment of the Necator americanus strain Aroian chromosome IV, whole genome shotgun sequence genome:
ttcaatttctctagattttttctgaagtttgaACGATATCATTTGtctttttgaggttttctgaAGATATCATACATCAATGGCACAGCTCCCGGACCCGATTTTATAcaagcagactttcttcgtgctggtggccatccgcttcatgtttaaaagcgcacatgacatcctaccttcagaaagaaaggatcccagaccagtggaagacctcgcgaaccgttcttatccataagaaatgtgaccgagaggaccttcgggaCTACCGttcgatatgcttgctgagcgtgttacacaaagtattcaccaaaatcaccctcacgcgcatatctaagacgctggatgaagcccagcctcaagaacaagctggattccgccaagggttcagctgcttggaccagatccagaccgtgtcgagagtcatagaggtttgccgggaataccgcctgccctttgttctaaccttcgtcgactatgagaaagcctttgacaacgtagaaacgaatgcaatactgtcagtgCTTGttgatcaaggtgtggacgcgtcatATGTGAGGatattagccaattgctacgatcgatgcacgactaggatgcagcttttccaccgccctctcactatactcattggaaagggggtacaaaaaggcgatactatatcgccgaagctgttcacggctgcattgcaatggataatgaaatcactttcctgggaaaaatggggcatacgtgttgatggaaggtttctcgaaccttcgtttcgcggacgacatcgttctcttttcgagcagtaccaatgaagcagaaacgatgctcaacaaATTGAAcaaagcagggaagagaatagaactgcgaataaacagaaagaagacacacgtcatgaagaacgcctactgcgagaaCGGAGGAGTataacttgaaggctcccaaatcgtggaaacttcgtcatacgtatacctcggatgttctatgaacatggaaaacgacttgaaggaagaactgaatagaagaatgagagcagcatacgcagcattcgcagccgtcagggaagctacggaccaactgacggaccaagatcttcgtgcccatctgttcgactcgacagtccttccagtgctctgttacgcagcggagacgtgggcaaaaccggcgcacacaacacctatcTAGTCTTCGCAGCTCCTACCTAAGAGGAacgtcccgtcttcgcgacgcagcggaatatgtatcgaaagcaaaacatagatgggcaggtcacatcatgagaagaatcgacgataaaTGGACTAAAAGAAGGTTAGAGTAGAAGGAAGCTTTATAATTCTCGAGATTGTAGCTCTTTGATTAGAATCAACTTCAATATACATGTTTTCAGCAATATTCTTGAGATAAACAATATGTTTTGAAAGTCTAGGAGTGCCCTCAAGCGaaatcccaagagatgctaaacgccatCGAGGGAGCCCGCCGACGAGATGGGgcgacgtgttcgctacacgaatggaccagctgagaactcagctggatacggctcaaggacgtcgtcaacgtcactcacgatacttgagaacatcttggatgacaatggcgagggaacgaaacgagtggaagcgatgctggggcccgcacgtccagtgaagacgggccatctaagtattcAAGTATATAAGTACTATACATTAGTATGTGTCCCCATAATCTAATGCTCCCCGCACTCACATGAACCATATTATAGAATCTGTACGTCGACGCGACGCACACCAATAGCAAGAGCATTAACATCTCCTCAGAATAATAAATGCGTCCAAGCCGTGCACACACTGATTAATGAATgatttaaacaaaatttaggGAAATAAGGAGAAGCTGAAGAAAGAGACaggcttttgaaaaaaaaatcttagctGATTAGAAAAACGTTCTCGTCAAAAACCAAGAGGACATTTTTGAGATGGTGCACGAATGAACAGATACATGTTTACGAACCCCAACTTTATAAGccttttaaataatttacaaAATAGCATTTTCGGAAGTTATATAGTGTCTTCTAATGCATAATTTATGACTTATAAATGACTCTTTGTAAGATCTGCATTGTGAAAACAGATGTTTGATTGTACattgtaattttgtaataaaTATATGCTTCGATGCTCGCGGCTGACTTTCACGTCCGATTCGAATTGGATACATAGTTAGTTGTCTTAGTGCTTGGAAAGACAGAAAAATGcgttaaataaatatttcttcaaactAACCATATAAATGTATAAATGTCTCATTCATCCCACTCTAAAAGGAGTGGATATGACGCAAACGAGGCAAATCACCGGATTTCGGTCGATTTGCTTCAGAAAAATCCAACCAGGTAAAGCTGTTTATCACCACAAAAACATTCAGCTCCAAAATGCCACTTCAGGCAGAATACATAACAGAGAAAGTAATAAAACATATGTTATAGGCCGAAAAACTTCATAATAGCCATGGGAATCACTGCTGGTATCAACTTGAACGTTGGCGATGAGTTGCACTCATCCTCGCTGCAGCAACAGACTGCTGCACCCTTGGACGGGTAAGTGCACCCTTCGGcctggaaaaatttctgtgCTAGTTTCTATGGATTGGCAGAATAAGCTGTCAGAATAATCCCAGTATCGAACTTACCCAGCATTGAGTATCATCAGCACAGTCGTAAAATGCTCGTTGCTTCCCACTTTGGGTAGCAAGCGTCCTAAACGTGAGCTTTTTGTCAGAATCACCAGTTAGAGCATCGCCCtgccattttctttcatttacgGTTGGAATCATCTCATTTTGATTTTGTCCACGTCAAGGAATGGCAGCGCAACGCAACCGCCTCTGCGTAGCTGCGCCCATGGCACTTGACTGCACGTGACAGGTGTCACCAAAAAATCAGATTCAAGTTTTGATAATCACGATATCTACTTAGAAATAATCAACTAAACCATGTTTAGTTTACTGGAGTTCATCTTGTCGACCAATTTTTAATTGACCAAAGATACGTTTCCTCTAGGATTTCCTGAACACCCATGTTGTTGTCATCAATTTCTAACCGTTCTCCGTTTGAGTAGAAtttcatataaataaatgtacagCTAATTTAGACACAGATATAGTACAGTgaataaaatgattttaataATACTTTTAGCATAAAGTAATATCAGGAAAGGGGCTTACTTTATGCAGTATTTGGAAGTATCAGTACAGTTACGATTCTTGCTTATATCCGGCTTCGTTCCATTAGTTTGATCTAAATTGACTCAACAGCTATGGACTCAACGATTGCAGAAGCTATTCCTGAAGCATGCTTCAATTTCTTACCAGAATAACAGTCTAAGGTGTACGCAGTTGTGAGTAGTACTGTGAAGGAAGTGATGAATCGAAGTACCGCCATTACTAACATGGACGGAGGCGTTGGGACGCATTTATAGGAACTGTAGGGAAGGTCTGCCACCAGATAAGAGAAGTGTTGTCTTTCCTCTGGAATGCTACGGCGACCATTTGACGATGCCCTTCGGAATGAGTATAAAAATGTCTGGAAATTGTGGAAACGTTAGACCACCCAATGAGCAAAAAGCTTTGAATTCACTacttaaaagtgaaggagggaATGACCACTTGGAAGGGATTTTCAGGcgaattcaattatttctataaaaatttcaactttgaagattttttatacggtttgtgtttttcaaaaggaaatacAGCAACTGGAGGGTGAAGGTCAGAAAACGGAAACACATGGAGTCGTAAGTCAGAATTTGATGAGTAAAGGATGAGTGATCCAGGCAATaagaaggtgttttttttttagtttttgattgAACTACATTAGAAATATTCTGATCCCAGTTCACAAAATGACTACTCTTTGTTGTGTTGAACACTTCTCCAGCACTATGAAGAGAAATTACTTTTTGACAGTTTTTCAATGTGTAGAATCGACATCACTGTAAAAGCAGCACAtacaaacaaaacatttgtAGCACTATAAATCTTTCAACTCTTTGCCAACGATATTTTGCGCAAACTTCAAAGTTTTGGCTAAAGCGTGTCGTTTATCTGCACTCCAGACGCGTTTACGATATTTtaatctgaaatttttatcTGTCGTCAAACAGCAACGACGTTGCATTAATACTGACTTATCGGACGTTATCTTAAAAGTTAAATGAGAAAGCAGGTCCATTCCGATGGTGCTCACTTTTACCAGTGCTCCGACCCGCTTCTTTCCCCGATTGAAAGATTAAGCTGAAGTAAAAGGTGGAAACACTCCCTTCCTTCTTCTACACGTAGGagatgagaagatgaaggGGGCAGAAAAACCGGATGAATGGACTTCAAAATACGTAACCTTCGAATACTGATCATACTGATCTTCCTATGcacataggaaaaaaatacaataaaggcatcacccacgaatctgggctggagcggatttcaggtctgggttatgcctatacggagtcatagattatgaggaggagggtgattccgtccatttcgtgctgactgccgtaaaaaaacagcccagaaaatacggcttcgagcgttccggggccgctattttctacaacgagttctattggagcgcgccagccttgtgcacgcgccacatcttctgggccgttttttacgggaatcaggaagaaatggacggaatcaccctcctcctcataatctacgtcCCCGTTTAGGTATAAACCCTTtgaaactcgtaccacccaggattagtggggtgacgcctttaagtaGAAACATTACTGAAGAATACTCTGCGctgtttttaagaaaatgcCCTATTCGAATTCAGTTACAACAGACTTTaggaatttcaatttttctaaccATGTTCTTCTGTCGTCTATAATCGAGTGGTACAGAATGTCATTAGCACAAAAATTATGGAGTTTTGTTTCTTAAATCTTgatgaaaaattctagaaagaaaaaacatcatcGCAACTTCCACACCAAGTATCTCTTTGCTCTTGAAAAAGTATCTGGATGTCTACAAATAATGTTAGTAATGAATAGGTAATAGGtccttttccttctaaacagCTATCGCCGAAAGAATGATTCAAAACGTCTTTTATCAAAGAGTATGGCCCTCGAAAAACTCTATTTACGGGAACGCTATCGATGAAAATAGCTCCGTTCTTTGAAAGGCCTGGAATCAGCTTCAAAAGAACGGATGTTTTGTTCGAATCGCTGCGGCAAAAGTGACGAATTTTTGGTTCGCTGCTCCACTTCACTAAAGTCGTCGACGCTTGTCCTTTCCTCTGAGCACAAGAACAGAAGTTCTATTTATATTCGATTGCGTATTAGAATATCTTTACAAATCCCGAGAGCAGACTAAAGCGCTTTGAAGAGGTAGTACATTCAAAGAGTTCCACCTGCATTTAAGTGAGAAGTGACGAAATCTAGGATTTTTGACGGCACTAAGCAAAAACTTTATAGCACAATACGTATATGTATGGCGATTTTCATTCGgatcttattttttaatatttccagTACAACTAAAGTAAGCTCCCACTCCTATGTGAAATTACAGTTGTTCGGTCTAAGCTCCTGTTCTCGTCCAAGTAATTCGCATATTTTTCCGTTGTGAGGACAAACAAAGGTTTAATTTTCCACCGTAGTCACTTGACATTAGAAATTTACGCTtcgttgtcttttttctcttttgtcttCTTCTCATTTCACGCCCAACGACTGACGTTCCCATATAACCACATTCGAATTGTTTCCAAGCAACTTTGGTAAGAATTCCCCATAAATCTCAAATGTTCGATCCTGCCTGGATGATTACTGTATTTCATTCAACAGTGCAGGGACAAGTACTGTTTTGCGCCGTATGTCATGCGTGTTTACgttaagaacaaaaacacacaaGAGTAGGATACGGTTACGCTTACAATGGTGCTATGATCTCTGTTTTCGGTAGATCAAATCGGGGAGGAGACGTCGTAACACAACGTACTTTacttcctttaaaggcattactccacgaatctggttaGGTGTAGGTTTCAAGTGGGtaattcttatacgggatcgtagattgtggggaagagggtccatccatttctttctaattgtcgtaaaaaaaacggttcggaagatgcggcagaggctggcgcgctccaatcgaactcgttctagaaaatagcgccccgggaCGCTCAAATCTTCCGTTCCGGTtgttacggcaattgggaagaaatcgacggaatcaccctccttcctataatctgcgaccccgcataggcaaaacccatctgaaaccgtctgtaccactccagatttgttGGGTGATAACTTTAAATATTTCGAGTGGAGTTTCCACTGttcgaaataaaaggataCCAGTCAGCTAACGACACAAATAAGGAAATTCCTGAACGAGAATTTGCAACCAATTGCGTATATCTGAAAAAAGCGTGATTTTTGCTCTATGTATTCAGTTATAGTTCTCCTCCActctgtgttttcttttcgctcTTGTGTAGGAGTTTCCAGACTTAAAAAGTATATAAATCTAGGGTTCACCAATAGACCAAACACTGTCATTGTGATCTGGGAGAGCCGTAGACAAGACACTACAGATTCCCGTGGATACAATCCGAAACATACACATTTAGTCTACAGTCGTTGGGGAATTCTTTCCATAACACTCAACAACAATGATTCATGTTTCTGGAACTATATTGACTGCTTTCAAATCGCGTTTTTCACAttaattcctgaaaatatttttgaacggAATCAGAGCACAGTTGATACAGCCGGTCTGATCCAGTCATTAGCTTGTTGTATTCTTGCTTACGTAATTCTAAACAAGATTAATTCAATTAACGGGTAATAGAACTATTCAACCTTTATTTGTTTGATCACAGAACGATCACTTCAATCAAAATGTGTTCAGCTCCTCCTGAAATCATTCgataatatcaaaaaaaaaacagtgaaattaTGCGATATTCACGTACAGCGACGGCGATGGCGAAGTCCACGCCTTCCTCGTCCTCCTCGCATTCGTCCATAGATGAAAGGATTCATTACGCCAGGTCTGTATGGGCCATATATCCCGGGGTTCACTATACCAGGTTGGTAAGGGTTAAAAACATTAGGTCTGTATGGGTTTGTTGTCCCCGGAAAGACGGTTCCAGGGTATACGGTACCAGGCAAGACCACTCCTGGATTCACTACACCTGGTTGGAATGGGTTTGTTGTTCCCGGAATGACGGTTCCAGGGTTAACGGTGCCTGTTCCTGGCCATACTACGCCTGGTTGGAATGGGTATGTTGTTCCCGGAAAGACGGTTCCAGGGTATACGGTGCCAGTTCCTGGATATACGACTGGCTGGTATGGGTTTGGTGTGCCTGGTACGACGGCTATTGGATTCAAGGCTCTAGCTGTGTTCGTTCCTGGACTTACTGCGCTCGCTACGGCCGCTGCGGGAGTGGCCCGATTTTTGTCGACCTGAAGTGAAGcttctttgaaattatatTATACAAATATTTGGCAATGATCTTCCTCCTCATTTAGTCACTGCTTATTCCATgtatttacttttcttttcttggaaagctgtaatattttgaaataaatgaagatatCAGCAAGCTTATTCCACGAGAAAGGGAACCAGTAGTCTGAAAGCATCACCAGCACAAAGCATGAAACTCACCGAACGCGAATATGAAGGAACAGAAAGACAAATTCCAAGTAGTAGCAACAAGAGGTGCATGCTGAAATCAGGAAATTTTTGTCGCTGACTAATTCTAAGGAAGAAGTTAGCACGGACAAGctgaatattgaaaaattattgcaaTAACGTTTAGATTGCCGACAGAAAATTCGGGAACACAGTTCTATCTGCGTGTCTTTATACAATCTTTACATTTGTACAGATGTTCGCCTCTGTTCCAGTGGTTTTTACTTAGAACTTATGAACACTGCTATAATAATAGCGATATTTCAGTCTATTCAGGAAATGATTAGCTATACAGttctgatatttttgtttgaaatccaACAATAATAGTCTCACAGTGGATTTTGAGATTACTCAACcacttaattttattttttcttacgttttttcttcttttccagataTTTTTGATACATTAAATCCCCTTAGAATGGTAAGGGTGAAGTTCACGCACACCTTTAGCTTCGGAATAAACTACTGCACGATTGCATGCTgatgttctcttttcgagcaatGATCAGTTATAGAAGTCTGTTTATAAAATTCCTATCAGCATGCACATGCATACGGTAAGGTATGGTGAGATACTGTTTTCTTCTGTCCTTTTTCTGGAACGCTGCAATTTATTCCATTGAATATGCGCTCCGACACTGCATTTAGCTATCTGAAGTACCGAATGATTCCTGCAGAATGTCATCAATTCACGTCCTTTATTAATTCACCTGTGAATGGTTACTGTGGCAAAAGATATACTGATGCTTTCTTTCGCTGATTACGCAACCGCATATCCGCAAAAGCTTGcagaatttcgaagaccacttTTTGCAAATTGTGTTCAAAgtgctgcaattttttttccgcttagTTGaccaagaaatattttttttcttgaatactCTCGAGGTATCCTTGCACTGGGacgggtatagcgcagtcggcaacaGGTCTGCTGcagcacgatcgatggttgaGAACCGTCCTAGcaccaaccaagcttttcatccctccggtgtcgaCAAATTCTTACTAGAATTatctgagagaataaaaacaatggCTTGATTATTGGATGGCCCCTACTAGTCATTGTACAGGGTGGTCCACATGAAGTGTTACACAAAAAACTACCCACAATTTTGCACCAGtcaatcgaaataaaaaatactctTTTTCTACACAGTAGTCACAAAATTCTACATATGTTCTCACACATCACATTCGAAACTATTGCTTTTAGCTTCAATACAAACATCCAATctcttccggaaatttttgaggacgCTCGTG
Coding sequences within it:
- a CDS encoding hypothetical protein (NECATOR_CHRIV.G17157.T1), with the protein product MTSYLQKERIPDQWKTSRTVLIHKKCDREDLRDYRSICLLSVLHKVFTKITLTRISKTLDEAQPQEQAGFRQGFSCLDQIQTVSRVIEVCREYRLPFVLTFVDYEKAFDNVETNAILSVLVDQGVDASYVRILANCYDRCTTRMQLFHRPLTILIGKGVQKGDTISPKLFTAALQWIMKSLSWEKWGIRVDGRFLEPSFRGRHRSLFEQYQ
- a CDS encoding hypothetical protein (NECATOR_CHRIV.G17158.T1) encodes the protein MNMENDLKEELNRRMRAAYAAFAAVREATDQLTDQDLRAHLFDSTVLPVLCYAAETWAKPAHTTPI
- a CDS encoding hypothetical protein (NECATOR_CHRIV.G17159.T1) — its product is MGRRVRYTNGPAENSAGYGSRTSSTSLTILENILDDNGEGTKRVEAMLGPARPVKTGHLSIQVYKPKNFIIAMGITAGINLNVGDELHSSSLQQQTAAPLDG
- a CDS encoding hypothetical protein (NECATOR_CHRIV.G17160.T1); protein product: MHLLLLLLGICLSVPSYSRSVDKNRATPAAAVASAVSPGTNTARALNPIAVVPGTPNPYQPVVYPGTGTVYPGTVFPGTTYPFQPGVVWPGTGTVNPGTVIPGTTNPFQPGVVNPGVVLPGTVYPGTVFPGTTNPYRPNVFNPYQPGIVNPGIYGPYRPGVMNPFIYGRMRGGRGRRGLRHRRRYQTNGTKPDISKNRNCTDTSKYCIKTLATQSGKQRAFYDCADDTQCWAEGCTYPSKGAAVCCCSEDECNSSPTFKLIPAVIPMAIMKFFGL
- a CDS encoding hypothetical protein (NECATOR_CHRIV.G17160.T2) gives rise to the protein MHLLLLLLGICLSVPSYSRSVDKNRATPAAAVASAVSPGTNTARALNPIAVVPGTPNPYQPVVYPGTGTVYPGTVFPGTTYPFQPGVVWPGTGTVNPGTVIPGTTNPFQPGVVNPGVVLPGTVYPGTVFPGTTNPYRPNTWRNESFHLWTNARRTRKAWTSPSPSLRS